In a single window of the Bufo bufo chromosome 5, aBufBuf1.1, whole genome shotgun sequence genome:
- the LOC121002391 gene encoding sperm acrosome membrane-associated protein 6-like, with protein sequence MAFNQIQNIRKYLKTFEKEVKKIEKLSWVEQFDKKMAEFVKGVKDRVSSHPPVDCRPPCGLQKAARTFSCSRCAEEDCKIPVTCPLKDIKVEELEETRIWCTASFILPDHPKVVWKYAKNIKKTDLSNFKDFYIGDDLDVHIKPTRVSHKGTYACEIMDEDDDIILRRFFYLDVTQTKSKAVEEIEAEFNRALAEKLPTQEEEEERIEHGPSTKDIILTFLQSHVSYAIYAAVCCLIVTVLVGFLWRHALSVDWSKKTSGPRTSFPPEHYLP encoded by the exons ATGG CCTTCAACCAGATACAGAACATCAGAAAGTATCTGAAGACCTTTGAAAAAGAGGTCAAGAAAATTGAAAAACTAT cTTGGGTAGAACAGTTTGACAAAAAGATGGCTGAATTTGTCAAAGGCGTAAAAGATCGTGTCTCAA GTCATCCACCGGTGGATTGCAGACCTCCATGTG GGCTTCAAAAAGCTGCCCGAACCTTTTCATGCAGCCGATGTGCTGAGGAGGACTGCAAGATCCCTGTGACCTGTCCCC TTAAGGACATCAAGGTGGAAGAGCTGGAAGAGACCAGAATCTGGTGCACGGCGTCCTTTATCCTTCCCGATCATCCGAAGGTTGTTTGGAAGTACGCCAAAAAC atcaaaaaaactgatttgagtaACTTTAAAGACTTCTACATTGGGGATGACCTGGATGTACACATCAAGCCAACCAGAGTCAGCCATAAAGGAACTTATGCCTGTGAGATAATGGATGAGGATGATGACATCATACTCCGAAGATTCTTTTATCTCGATG TGACGCAGACTAAATCCAAGGCAGTCGAGGAAATAGAAGCTGAATTCAATCGAGCTCTGGCAGAAAAACTACctacccaggaggaagaggaggagaggatCGAACATGGTCCCTCCACTAAAGACATCATCCTCACCTTCCTCCAGAGCCATGTCAGCTATGCCATCTACGCTGCTGTCTGCTGTCTTATTGTCACCGTATTGGTCGGGTTCCTTTGGCGTCATGCCCTGAGTGTAGACTGGTCGAAAAAAACATCAGGACCAAGAACCAGCTTCCCACCAGAACACTACCTGCCATAG